The Pseudomonadota bacterium genome includes a region encoding these proteins:
- a CDS encoding M48 family metalloprotease: MTNRIAVLALIVVAVSGCAVNPVTGERELSLYNEAWERSVGEQQYAPLRQAQGGDFVVDTGVVDYVQRVGARVAEHADRQLPYEFQVLNNSVPNAWALPGGKISINRGLLTELGSEAELAAVLGHEVVHAAARHSAQAASRAALAQGAVVLGGVAVGAATERDDYAQVAVLSGMLGAQLIQQRYSRDAEREADYYGMIYMQRAGYDPAAAVELQETFVRLSENRQPGFLDGLFASHPPSPERVDRNRSTLAELGAGGQLGRAGYRQAMARLAALAPAYKAHDEGRLALAEGRADEALARARSALEIEDGEALFHALRGDALAAQNRNAQARAAFDAALACDDSWFYYHLRRGMLHEQAGQLAAARDDLSASLQRLPTADGHYHLGNVERRSGNRQQAIEHYRTAAGSDTEAGRKARAQLVEMGVVDPAQ, translated from the coding sequence ATGACAAACAGAATCGCTGTCCTGGCCCTGATTGTTGTGGCGGTGTCCGGCTGTGCCGTCAATCCGGTCACCGGCGAGCGTGAGCTGAGCCTGTACAACGAAGCCTGGGAGCGCAGCGTCGGCGAGCAGCAGTATGCGCCGCTGCGGCAGGCCCAGGGCGGCGATTTCGTCGTCGACACCGGCGTGGTCGACTATGTCCAGCGTGTCGGTGCCCGGGTTGCCGAACACGCCGACCGTCAGCTGCCGTACGAGTTCCAGGTTCTCAACAACTCGGTCCCAAATGCCTGGGCCCTGCCCGGCGGCAAGATCTCGATCAATCGCGGCTTGCTGACCGAGCTCGGTTCTGAGGCTGAGCTGGCCGCCGTGCTGGGACACGAGGTGGTCCACGCGGCTGCGCGCCACAGCGCCCAAGCGGCTTCGCGCGCAGCCCTGGCCCAGGGCGCGGTCGTGCTCGGCGGAGTCGCGGTCGGTGCAGCGACCGAGCGCGATGACTACGCCCAGGTTGCCGTGCTGTCGGGTATGCTCGGCGCGCAGCTGATCCAGCAGCGTTATTCGCGAGACGCCGAACGCGAAGCCGACTACTACGGCATGATCTACATGCAGCGGGCCGGTTACGACCCGGCCGCGGCAGTCGAGCTGCAGGAGACATTTGTACGCCTGTCAGAGAATCGGCAGCCCGGTTTTCTGGACGGATTATTCGCATCGCATCCGCCCTCACCCGAGCGCGTCGACCGCAACCGCAGCACGCTGGCCGAGCTGGGTGCCGGTGGCCAACTCGGGCGTGCGGGATACCGCCAGGCGATGGCCCGACTCGCAGCACTTGCTCCCGCTTACAAGGCGCACGATGAAGGCCGGCTGGCGCTTGCCGAAGGTCGTGCCGACGAAGCGCTGGCGCGGGCCCGGTCTGCGCTGGAAATCGAGGACGGTGAAGCCCTGTTTCACGCTCTGCGCGGTGATGCCCTGGCGGCCCAGAACCGGAATGCGCAGGCCAGAGCGGCGTTTGATGCGGCGCTGGCATGCGACGACAGCTGGTTCTACTATCACTTGCGTCGCGGGATGCTGCATGAGCAGGCGGGCCAGCTGGCCGCAGCGCGCGATGACCTGAGCGCCAGCCTGCAGCGCCTGCCAACCGCCGATGGTCATTATCACCTGGGTAACGTCGAACGCCGCAGCGGCAA